A DNA window from Mycoplasmopsis pullorum contains the following coding sequences:
- the infB gene encoding translation initiation factor IF-2, with amino-acid sequence MAKKQNRISNVEDVKKQLSNIKTELKDGVFTFTGKMTITDFAQKTKVNANEIIKKFFLKGKVYNLNYVLEEEEIAELCLDYGFDFNKEVNVDAGNFLDEVNFIDKESDLVKRAPIITVMGHVDHGKTTLIDKIRNSNVVATESSGITQHTGAYQVQHEKGKITFIDTPGHEAFTQMRARGAKVTDIVILVVAADDGVMPQTKEAIIHAQAANVPIIVFVNKMDKPNKDLDRLKGELAENNVIIDEYGGDTQIVYGSALKGEGLNDLFNAIILLSEILDLKANPNRYPIGTVIESKIDKGIGNVSTLIIENGTLYKGDFIVAGSRYGRIRVLTDTNNNPIEKALPGTPVVISGLNYAPMAGDKFVGFSDEKFAKKLASEKNIIDKQNELYQKSQSLIDNDGKKILNVIIKSDVQGTAEAIKGQIDGMSNNEAAIKVVQAAAGSITNTDLLLAQASNATMFTFNLKPTASQKQSAKSFGVDLYSYDVIYKIIETCEKMLEGEKEPVYEERKIGSAHIIKIFFYSKVGNIAGAIMDEGVVKANSKVKVYRMNKLIHEGVLDSLRRELNDAKEVVKGKDFGCHIKKFNDIKEDDVLEFYEDIRVN; translated from the coding sequence ATGGCAAAAAAACAAAACAGAATAAGCAACGTTGAGGATGTTAAAAAACAGCTTTCAAATATTAAAACAGAATTGAAAGATGGAGTTTTTACCTTTACTGGTAAAATGACAATAACTGATTTTGCTCAAAAAACCAAAGTCAATGCAAATGAAATTATTAAAAAATTCTTTTTAAAAGGTAAAGTATATAACTTAAACTATGTACTTGAAGAAGAAGAAATTGCTGAATTATGTCTTGATTATGGTTTTGACTTCAACAAGGAAGTTAATGTTGATGCTGGGAACTTCTTGGATGAAGTAAATTTCATCGACAAAGAAAGTGACTTAGTAAAAAGAGCACCGATCATCACCGTGATGGGACACGTTGATCATGGAAAAACTACATTAATTGATAAAATTAGAAATTCAAATGTGGTAGCAACTGAAAGTTCAGGGATTACACAACACACTGGGGCATATCAAGTACAACACGAAAAAGGTAAAATTACTTTTATTGATACACCGGGACACGAAGCCTTCACACAAATGAGAGCACGTGGTGCTAAAGTAACTGATATTGTTATTTTAGTAGTAGCAGCTGACGACGGTGTGATGCCACAAACCAAAGAAGCTATTATACATGCTCAAGCGGCAAATGTACCAATTATTGTTTTTGTTAATAAAATGGACAAACCAAACAAAGACTTGGACCGTTTAAAAGGTGAATTAGCTGAAAACAATGTTATTATTGACGAGTACGGTGGGGACACTCAAATCGTTTATGGTTCTGCTCTTAAAGGGGAAGGTTTAAATGATTTATTTAATGCAATTATTTTACTTTCTGAAATTTTAGACTTAAAAGCAAATCCAAATCGTTATCCAATAGGGACAGTTATTGAATCTAAAATTGACAAAGGAATCGGTAACGTGTCAACTCTAATTATTGAAAACGGAACCTTATATAAAGGTGACTTTATTGTGGCTGGTTCACGTTATGGTAGAATTAGAGTTTTAACAGATACAAATAACAATCCAATCGAGAAAGCGTTACCAGGGACTCCTGTGGTGATTTCTGGACTAAATTATGCACCAATGGCTGGTGACAAATTTGTTGGTTTCTCAGATGAAAAATTTGCGAAAAAATTAGCTTCAGAGAAAAATATTATTGATAAACAAAACGAGTTATACCAAAAATCACAATCATTAATTGATAATGATGGTAAAAAGATTTTAAATGTTATTATTAAGAGTGACGTGCAAGGGACAGCTGAAGCGATTAAGGGACAAATTGACGGAATGTCAAATAATGAAGCCGCAATTAAAGTTGTTCAAGCTGCGGCAGGAAGTATTACAAATACTGATTTATTACTAGCACAAGCTTCAAATGCAACAATGTTTACATTTAACTTAAAACCAACCGCATCACAAAAACAATCAGCTAAAAGTTTTGGAGTTGATTTATATTCTTACGATGTTATTTATAAAATTATTGAAACTTGTGAAAAAATGTTAGAAGGTGAAAAAGAACCTGTGTACGAAGAGCGTAAAATCGGATCAGCACATATTATTAAAATCTTCTTCTACTCAAAAGTTGGTAACATTGCTGGTGCAATCATGGACGAAGGGGTTGTTAAAGCGAACTCAAAAGTTAAAGTCTACCGTATGAATAAATTAATTCACGAAGGTGTTTTGGACTCACTTCGTAGAGAATTAAATGACGCTAAAGAAGTTGTTAAAGGTAAAGATTTTGGTTGTCACATTAAGAAATTCAACGATATCAAAGAAGATGACGTTTTAGAATTTTACGAGGATATTAGAGTAAATTAA
- the ychF gene encoding redox-regulated ATPase YchF: MASLKAGIVGLPNVGKSTLFSSLTKKQVEASNYAFTTIEPNVSSVALKDPRLDKIIEIVNPKKVVHATFDFVDIAGLVEGASKGEGLGNKFLANIREVDAIIHVVRCFENKDIMHVAHSVDPERDQKIINLELMLADIETITNVLNRVDKKAKSGDKFAILEKATAQKIKEALEQEIPARDVELNEEENKIIKGYQLLTRKPIIYVANLSNEQIVDYANDANFHKLKNSLPANSQIIPISVQMESELITIEDENEAKEFLSMYNISESGLDILTREAFKLLNLETYFTAGEVEVRAWVYKKGMLAPQCAGIIHTDFEKKFIKAEVISYDDFVSLGGELNAKNAGKMRQEGKNYVMHDGDVCHFKFGK; this comes from the coding sequence ATGGCATCATTAAAAGCAGGAATCGTGGGATTACCAAACGTAGGTAAGAGTACACTATTTAGCTCGCTGACTAAAAAACAAGTTGAAGCTTCAAATTATGCATTTACTACAATCGAACCAAACGTATCATCTGTTGCATTAAAAGATCCACGTTTAGACAAAATCATTGAAATTGTCAATCCTAAAAAAGTGGTACACGCAACTTTTGACTTTGTTGACATTGCAGGACTAGTAGAAGGAGCTAGCAAGGGGGAAGGTTTAGGTAATAAATTCCTTGCCAACATTCGTGAAGTTGACGCAATAATTCATGTGGTTAGATGTTTTGAAAATAAAGACATTATGCACGTTGCTCATAGTGTGGATCCTGAAAGAGATCAAAAAATCATCAATTTAGAATTGATGCTTGCAGATATTGAAACTATCACTAATGTTCTAAATCGTGTGGACAAAAAAGCTAAAAGCGGGGACAAGTTCGCAATTCTTGAAAAAGCAACTGCTCAAAAAATCAAAGAAGCTTTAGAACAAGAAATTCCTGCTCGTGATGTTGAGTTAAATGAAGAAGAAAATAAAATTATCAAAGGATATCAACTTTTAACTCGTAAACCAATTATTTATGTTGCAAATTTAAGTAATGAACAAATTGTTGATTATGCAAATGATGCTAATTTTCATAAATTAAAAAATAGTCTACCAGCAAACTCGCAAATTATCCCTATTTCAGTACAAATGGAATCGGAATTAATTACAATTGAAGACGAAAATGAAGCAAAAGAATTTTTATCAATGTACAACATTAGTGAAAGTGGACTAGACATTTTAACTCGTGAAGCATTTAAGTTATTAAACTTAGAAACCTATTTTACAGCTGGAGAAGTAGAGGTACGTGCTTGAGTTTATAAAAAAGGAATGCTCGCACCACAATGTGCCGGAATTATTCACACTGACTTTGAAAAGAAATTTATTAAAGCGGAAGTTATTTCTTACGATGATTTCGTCTCTCTTGGAGGAGAATTAAATGCAAAAAACGCTGGTAAGATGCGTCAAGAGGGAAAAAATTACGTGATGCACGACGGTGATGTGTGTCACTTTAAATTCGGAAAATAA
- a CDS encoding NusA N-terminal domain-containing protein, protein MPRKKASEVQVENVQNENTHRSELYQMINGFAKSKGINVQDVLDIFSDEINKAINRDIDPEAEIILEIDDANEEIFVYNLNKLVLSDEEYANWETEMKYDSVADVEKMKTIYLVKISDAKKVDPEIEEGDSFKEEINFDNMPKRSKNAIRSGFTQNLRQREKRNIAEKYRHLIGTKLQARVLTKNENNSYNLEFEDGVTAFLPASKVNRSLKMSLGSFIDVYLEGVDEESKYSICIVSTDSPRAIYDLLKNEIPEIEQGLIVIKDVKRKPGERTKVSVEAAQSSAIDPVTAIIGVNGKRILEVSNKLGGEKIDVIRYSDDLASYVKYAMSPAKVVDVVPINKGSSKYPNFCVIVKKGDLTTAIGKRGINVELARDLTKTWLELLTPEEAVAKGIEFKNEQIYDKPLFKPKHTPKRTPAQSLFEELDIDVTDFASDVSRFIEEQTNNEQIEEEPVQKEDKKATKSAEKSKKSAKLDIDSLFDIEEVSEQIESDNNYDFLNKIDFDKVFDDSEIEEDEISEKPKSKASNKEKESKAYNKAKIELKDFKVDNDLVSYGLSENLDLSDFDDEWEK, encoded by the coding sequence ATGCCAAGAAAAAAAGCGAGCGAAGTACAAGTAGAAAATGTACAAAACGAAAACACACACAGAAGCGAACTATATCAAATGATCAATGGTTTTGCAAAATCAAAAGGTATTAATGTACAAGATGTTTTAGACATTTTTAGCGACGAAATTAACAAAGCGATTAATCGTGATATCGATCCAGAAGCTGAAATTATTTTAGAAATCGATGATGCAAATGAAGAAATTTTCGTTTACAACTTAAACAAATTAGTTTTAAGTGATGAAGAATATGCAAATTGAGAAACTGAAATGAAATATGATTCAGTTGCTGATGTTGAAAAAATGAAAACTATTTATTTAGTTAAAATTTCAGATGCTAAAAAAGTTGATCCAGAAATTGAAGAAGGTGATTCATTCAAAGAAGAAATTAACTTTGATAATATGCCTAAACGAAGCAAAAATGCAATTCGTTCAGGATTTACACAAAACTTAAGACAACGTGAAAAAAGAAATATTGCTGAAAAATATAGACATTTAATTGGAACTAAGTTGCAAGCGCGTGTTTTAACTAAAAATGAAAATAATTCATACAACTTAGAATTTGAAGATGGCGTAACAGCCTTTTTACCTGCAAGCAAGGTAAATCGAAGTTTAAAAATGTCATTAGGTTCATTTATTGATGTTTACCTTGAAGGTGTTGATGAAGAAAGTAAATACAGTATTTGTATTGTTTCGACTGATTCACCAAGAGCAATTTATGATTTATTAAAAAACGAAATTCCTGAAATCGAACAAGGTTTAATTGTAATTAAGGATGTTAAAAGAAAACCAGGTGAAAGAACTAAGGTTTCAGTTGAGGCAGCACAATCATCAGCGATTGATCCTGTAACAGCAATTATTGGGGTTAATGGAAAAAGAATTTTAGAAGTAAGCAACAAATTAGGTGGTGAAAAAATCGATGTAATTCGTTATTCAGACGATTTAGCAAGTTATGTTAAATATGCAATGTCTCCTGCTAAAGTTGTCGATGTAGTTCCAATTAACAAAGGTAGTTCAAAATATCCTAATTTTTGTGTAATTGTTAAAAAAGGTGACTTGACTACAGCAATTGGTAAACGCGGAATTAACGTAGAATTAGCACGTGATTTAACCAAAACATGATTAGAATTGTTAACTCCAGAAGAGGCTGTTGCAAAAGGGATCGAATTTAAAAACGAACAAATTTATGATAAACCTTTATTTAAACCAAAACATACACCAAAACGTACTCCTGCACAATCACTATTCGAAGAATTGGACATTGATGTAACTGATTTTGCTAGTGATGTTTCAAGATTTATCGAAGAACAAACTAACAACGAACAAATCGAAGAAGAACCAGTTCAAAAAGAAGATAAAAAAGCAACAAAAAGTGCAGAAAAATCAAAAAAATCTGCAAAATTGGACATTGATTCATTATTTGACATTGAAGAAGTTTCAGAACAAATTGAATCAGACAATAATTACGATTTCTTAAACAAAATCGATTTTGACAAAGTTTTTGATGATAGCGAAATCGAAGAGGATGAAATCAGTGAAAAACCAAAATCAAAAGCTTCAAATAAAGAAAAAGAAAGCAAAGCTTATAACAAAGCAAAAATCGAATTAAAAGACTTCAAAGTAGATAATGATTTAGTAAGTTACGGTCTTTCAGAAAATCTTGATTTAAGTGATTTTGATGATGAGTGAGAAAAATAA
- a CDS encoding type III pantothenate kinase yields the protein MRTIVFDVGNSYLKIGFFIDDKMENWFSQPIHQVDEQFLDEFWNQHQIQKNECVVLGSVVVSKTKMISQYFEKHNQKYVLIENAMKFSFSIDEKMDINKIGRDILASCEYVSGHFDSGLVFIFGTAAVCLKILNKKLISVSIAPGVGLSFRNLLESADGLKNKEVDLEFYNENATNTINALQSGLFHILNGFVWSHKMNLSENENEKITKIIISGGDVLDKEVEGTIKIENVVLKGYYEIFKLNYS from the coding sequence ATGCGAACAATAGTTTTTGACGTTGGTAACTCTTATTTAAAAATTGGTTTCTTTATTGACGATAAAATGGAAAACTGATTTTCACAACCAATTCACCAAGTTGATGAACAATTTTTAGATGAATTTTGAAATCAACATCAAATTCAAAAAAATGAATGTGTCGTTTTAGGTAGTGTAGTTGTATCAAAAACAAAAATGATTAGCCAATATTTCGAAAAACACAATCAAAAATATGTTCTGATTGAAAACGCAATGAAATTTAGTTTTTCAATAGATGAAAAAATGGACATTAACAAAATTGGTAGGGACATTTTAGCAAGTTGTGAGTATGTAAGCGGACACTTTGATTCTGGATTAGTATTTATTTTTGGAACTGCTGCGGTTTGCTTAAAAATTTTAAATAAAAAATTAATTTCTGTTTCGATTGCCCCCGGGGTAGGTTTAAGCTTTAGAAATTTATTAGAGAGTGCTGATGGACTAAAAAATAAAGAAGTGGATTTAGAATTTTACAATGAAAATGCTACGAATACAATTAATGCTCTCCAAAGTGGTTTATTCCATATTTTAAATGGTTTTGTGTGGTCTCACAAAATGAATTTATCTGAGAATGAAAACGAAAAAATTACTAAAATAATCATTTCTGGTGGTGACGTACTTGATAAGGAGGTAGAGGGGACAATTAAGATTGAAAATGTAGTACTCAAAGGTTACTACGAAATTTTTAAACTTAATTACTCTTAA
- the eno gene encoding phosphopyruvate hydratase: protein MSAISKIHAREVLDSRGNPTVQVEVWTEAGAYGSAMVPSGASTGSREALELRDKGSKYEGNWFGGKGVMLAVDHVNQDIAPQLLGMEVTEQRAIDYKMIELDGTENKEKFGANAILGVSLAVAHAAADELDLPLYKYLGGFNAHLLPLPMLNVINGGEHASNTLDFQEFMIMPVGAKTFRESMQMANFVFHNLAKLLKKAGHGVQVGDEGGFAPNFKSHEEALDFLVEAIKVSGYTPAREGEKAVAIAMDCASSELYENGVYTFGKLKAAIEAKKPGFEHLEGVKLSYTTDEMIDYLGKLVDKYPIVSIEDGLAESDWAGFEKFTKEYGHKVQIVGDDLTVTNTKILKRAIEEKAMNSILIKVNQIGSLSETFEAIQMAQKANMTAVVSHRSGETEDTTIADIAVAMNAGQIKTGSMSRIDRIAKYNRLLAIEEELGCSGKFAGASAFYNIKK, encoded by the coding sequence ATGTCAGCAATTTCAAAAATTCATGCACGTGAAGTTTTAGATTCTCGTGGTAACCCTACAGTTCAAGTTGAAGTATGAACAGAAGCAGGTGCTTACGGTTCAGCTATGGTTCCTTCAGGTGCTTCAACAGGTTCAAGAGAAGCATTAGAACTTAGAGATAAAGGTTCAAAATACGAAGGTAACTGATTCGGTGGAAAAGGAGTTATGTTAGCTGTTGACCACGTTAACCAAGATATTGCTCCTCAACTTTTAGGAATGGAAGTAACCGAACAACGTGCTATCGACTACAAAATGATTGAATTAGATGGTACAGAAAACAAAGAAAAATTCGGTGCTAACGCTATTTTAGGAGTTTCATTAGCTGTTGCTCACGCTGCTGCTGATGAATTAGACTTACCATTATACAAATATTTAGGTGGATTCAACGCTCACTTATTACCTTTACCAATGTTAAATGTTATTAATGGTGGAGAACACGCTTCAAATACATTAGACTTCCAAGAATTTATGATTATGCCAGTTGGTGCTAAAACATTTAGAGAATCAATGCAAATGGCAAACTTTGTATTCCACAACTTAGCTAAATTACTTAAAAAAGCTGGACACGGAGTACAAGTTGGGGACGAAGGTGGATTTGCTCCTAACTTCAAATCACACGAAGAAGCTTTAGATTTCTTAGTTGAAGCTATTAAAGTTTCAGGATACACTCCTGCTCGTGAAGGTGAAAAAGCTGTTGCTATTGCAATGGACTGTGCTTCAAGTGAATTATATGAAAATGGTGTATATACATTTGGTAAATTAAAAGCTGCTATTGAAGCTAAAAAACCTGGTTTTGAACACTTAGAAGGTGTTAAATTATCATATACAACAGACGAAATGATTGACTACTTAGGAAAATTAGTAGACAAATATCCAATCGTTTCTATTGAAGATGGTTTAGCAGAAAGTGACTGAGCTGGATTTGAAAAATTCACAAAAGAATACGGACACAAAGTTCAAATCGTTGGTGATGACTTAACAGTTACAAACACAAAAATCTTAAAACGTGCTATTGAAGAAAAAGCTATGAACTCAATTTTAATTAAAGTTAACCAAATTGGTTCATTATCAGAAACATTTGAAGCTATTCAAATGGCTCAAAAAGCAAACATGACAGCTGTAGTTTCACACCGTTCAGGAGAAACAGAAGATACAACAATCGCAGATATCGCAGTTGCTATGAACGCTGGACAAATTAAAACTGGTTCAATGTCACGTATAGACCGTATCGCAAAATACAACCGTTTATTAGCAATCGAAGAAGAATTAGGTTGCTCAGGTAAATTTGCTGGTGCATCTGCATTCTACAACATTAAAAAATAG
- a CDS encoding adenine phosphoribosyltransferase produces MDIQAYIRDIPNFPKEGILFKDISPLLANGEVLNYTINQMAAECNEADIIIGPDARGFLFGTPIAAQLKKPFVMVRKPGKLPGEVVSIDYGKEYGKDRLEIQTGFIKPGQKAVIVDDVLATGGTLNAIIELLKSQGVEVIKVIMLMELTELKGREKINDKNIQIVSLVQV; encoded by the coding sequence ATCGATATTCAAGCATACATTAGAGATATTCCCAATTTTCCAAAAGAGGGGATTCTATTTAAAGATATTAGTCCCTTATTAGCAAACGGAGAAGTATTAAATTACACAATTAATCAAATGGCTGCGGAATGCAATGAAGCAGACATCATCATTGGACCTGATGCGCGCGGATTTTTATTCGGTACACCAATTGCTGCACAACTTAAAAAACCATTTGTGATGGTTCGTAAACCCGGTAAGTTACCTGGAGAAGTTGTGTCAATTGATTATGGTAAAGAATACGGAAAAGACCGTTTAGAAATTCAAACTGGATTCATCAAACCGGGACAAAAAGCTGTGATTGTGGACGATGTTTTGGCTACTGGCGGGACACTTAATGCAATTATTGAATTATTAAAATCCCAAGGTGTGGAAGTTATCAAAGTCATTATGTTAATGGAATTAACTGAGTTAAAAGGTCGTGAAAAAATCAATGACAAGAACATTCAAATAGTATCTTTAGTTCAAGTTTAA
- the frr gene encoding ribosome recycling factor → MEIDLYVLELHEKSEKAINHFRFEISKISTGRANPQIIKGIRVDYYGTPTPLDELANISVPEPQQLLIKPYDQSSVRDVVKALTNANLGIMPVDEGNQVRMTFPALTTERRREMVKNLAKFTEIAKVGVRTARQDVNKSIKADEELSEDTQKQYLDIIQKEVDKLINHIINIAKEKEDELMNK, encoded by the coding sequence ATGGAAATAGATTTATACGTATTAGAATTACATGAAAAAAGTGAAAAAGCAATTAACCATTTTCGTTTTGAAATCTCAAAAATTTCAACAGGTCGTGCAAATCCACAAATCATAAAAGGAATTAGAGTAGATTATTATGGTACACCTACACCATTGGATGAACTAGCTAATATTTCTGTTCCCGAACCACAACAATTATTAATCAAACCTTATGATCAATCGTCAGTTAGAGACGTTGTAAAAGCTTTGACTAATGCCAATTTAGGAATTATGCCTGTTGACGAAGGTAACCAAGTTAGAATGACATTCCCAGCACTAACAACTGAACGCAGAAGAGAAATGGTCAAAAATTTAGCTAAATTTACCGAAATTGCTAAAGTTGGTGTTCGTACAGCTAGACAAGATGTAAATAAAAGTATTAAAGCTGACGAAGAATTGTCAGAAGACACACAAAAACAATACTTAGATATAATTCAAAAAGAAGTCGATAAATTAATTAACCACATTATCAATATCGCCAAAGAAAAAGAAGATGAATTAATGAACAAATAA
- a CDS encoding YlxR family protein, whose amino-acid sequence MMSEKNKNYTRKCVATNQILDIQDLIRFDFDKKKNLIQLDLEKTGKGRGCYIKNDPNVWEKFYKGKGLNRSFRFNVSTEVYDSIYKQLMEGIWQKNKTE is encoded by the coding sequence ATGATGAGTGAGAAAAATAAAAATTACACACGTAAATGTGTAGCAACAAATCAAATACTAGACATTCAAGACTTGATTAGATTCGATTTTGATAAAAAAAAGAATCTAATTCAACTAGACTTAGAAAAAACTGGTAAAGGTCGCGGTTGTTATATTAAAAATGATCCGAATGTATGAGAGAAGTTTTATAAGGGTAAAGGATTAAATAGATCGTTTCGCTTTAATGTGTCTACAGAAGTTTATGATTCAATTTACAAACAATTAATGGAGGGAATATGGCAAAAAAACAAAACAGAATAA
- the pyrH gene encoding UMP kinase, which produces MKYKRILIKLSGEGLVNKEKHLAIDYGLVSNIAKQLKQIVEMGIQVSIVIGGGNFWRGASAAKNGIPRNRADYIGMLATIMNGLALQSGFEQEGLAVRVQSSINIDAKVAENYVNEKTIKYLNDGEVVIFVGGTGRPFFTTDTAATLYASEIGAEAILMGKNKVEGIYDSDPKTNPNAKRFEKITYDEILERKLQVMDLTATSMARDNNISLIVFNIAEENSILRAIKGEITHTEVIK; this is translated from the coding sequence ATGAAATATAAACGTATTCTTATTAAGCTTTCTGGGGAAGGTTTAGTTAATAAAGAAAAACATTTAGCTATTGATTACGGATTAGTTTCAAACATTGCAAAACAATTAAAGCAAATCGTTGAAATGGGAATTCAAGTTTCGATCGTAATCGGAGGTGGTAACTTTTGACGTGGTGCTTCAGCGGCAAAAAACGGAATACCGCGTAATAGAGCAGATTATATCGGTATGTTAGCGACAATTATGAACGGTTTAGCATTACAAAGTGGATTTGAACAAGAGGGATTAGCCGTTCGTGTTCAAAGCTCTATTAATATTGATGCTAAAGTTGCTGAAAATTACGTTAACGAAAAAACAATCAAATACTTAAATGATGGAGAAGTTGTTATTTTTGTCGGTGGTACTGGTAGACCTTTCTTCACCACTGATACAGCTGCTACTCTTTATGCATCAGAAATTGGTGCTGAGGCCATCCTGATGGGGAAAAATAAAGTTGAAGGAATTTACGATTCAGATCCTAAAACAAACCCTAACGCTAAACGTTTTGAAAAAATTACTTATGATGAAATTTTAGAAAGAAAACTACAAGTCATGGATTTAACCGCCACAAGTATGGCACGTGACAATAATATTTCATTAATTGTATTTAATATTGCTGAAGAAAACTCAATTTTAAGAGCTATTAAAGGAGAAATTACTCATACAGAAGTAATTAAATAA
- the coaBC gene encoding bifunctional phosphopantothenoylcysteine decarboxylase/phosphopantothenate--cysteine ligase CoaBC, protein MNILILGTSSIAVKRINSLVSLLKKESNVNVKVVLSPKADQFDLVDTSDEFELVNYQSNYQNLDPLHVNLAKWADQIIIFPATFNTINKYANGISDNFILDILSLGFHNKTLICPAMNTLMYQNPILQNNIRKLKELGITFLGPIQGLLHCGDNGIGHIVSNEEIIDFLFNKNKKPKLLLTLGYTNVQLDDVRVLSVPSSGKTGIALINELHNDFNLTVINANIQNLNLTIPNNIKIINVYTPNEYEKSVMEQIVDADIFVSNAAVSDFIFDKHDGKIKKDTKFDLTYKIGPDVLFEVSKKFPEKIKVGFALESKTNGKLIDLGMMKFEKKKLDLLVVNSKESLNSNTSSGVFIFKNDKIIQTQEFESLSKPDLASKISKYLKTILKDKKCEQ, encoded by the coding sequence ATGAATATTTTGATCTTAGGTACATCAAGCATTGCAGTCAAAAGAATTAATAGTTTAGTGAGTTTATTAAAAAAAGAATCAAATGTAAATGTTAAAGTTGTTTTATCACCAAAAGCGGATCAATTCGATTTAGTTGATACTAGTGATGAATTTGAATTAGTTAATTATCAAAGTAACTATCAAAATTTAGATCCTTTACATGTTAATTTGGCTAAATGAGCAGATCAAATAATAATTTTTCCTGCAACTTTTAATACTATAAATAAGTATGCTAACGGAATTTCAGACAATTTTATATTAGATATATTGTCGCTGGGTTTCCACAATAAAACTCTTATTTGTCCCGCGATGAACACACTGATGTATCAAAATCCTATTTTGCAAAATAATATTCGGAAATTAAAAGAGCTCGGTATAACTTTCTTAGGACCAATTCAAGGTTTATTACACTGTGGAGACAATGGAATTGGACACATTGTTTCAAATGAAGAAATTATTGATTTTCTTTTTAATAAAAACAAAAAACCTAAATTACTATTAACTCTAGGATACACAAATGTCCAATTGGATGATGTAAGAGTTTTAAGTGTTCCCAGTTCAGGAAAAACAGGGATTGCTTTAATTAATGAATTGCACAACGATTTTAATTTGACTGTAATTAATGCAAATATTCAAAATCTCAATTTAACTATTCCAAATAACATCAAAATTATCAATGTGTATACACCTAATGAGTACGAAAAATCGGTAATGGAGCAAATTGTGGACGCTGACATTTTTGTTTCAAATGCGGCAGTAAGCGATTTTATTTTTGATAAACATGATGGAAAAATTAAAAAGGATACAAAATTCGATTTAACCTATAAAATAGGTCCGGATGTACTATTCGAAGTTTCAAAAAAATTTCCAGAAAAAATTAAAGTTGGTTTTGCTTTAGAATCAAAAACTAACGGAAAACTTATTGATTTAGGGATGATGAAATTCGAAAAGAAAAAATTAGATTTATTAGTTGTAAATTCAAAAGAATCGTTAAATTCCAATACTAGTTCAGGTGTTTTTATTTTCAAAAATGACAAAATTATTCAGACACAAGAATTTGAATCATTAAGCAAACCCGATTTAGCAAGTAAAATTTCTAAGTATTTAAAAACTATTTTAAAGGATAAAAAATGCGAACAATAG